One window from the genome of Rufibacter tibetensis encodes:
- a CDS encoding SixA phosphatase family protein, with protein MKNLLLMRHATAADKTIGQKDFDREITLFGQRQAGEAGLWLKGQSLLPELILCSPSVRTQMTLENMLEQMEHKVPVQLEHDIYYSSEHDLLTLLHGVKDEVDTLLIVGHNPTISFFASSLAHEEVSFNTATIAHLHFNGFSWENLRAGTCKLHYLYQEQPARF; from the coding sequence ATGAAGAATCTCTTATTAATGCGCCACGCCACAGCGGCAGATAAAACCATTGGGCAAAAAGATTTTGACCGTGAGATTACCTTGTTTGGGCAAAGACAAGCGGGTGAGGCCGGCCTGTGGCTTAAAGGCCAGTCTCTGTTACCCGAGTTGATCTTGTGCAGTCCTTCTGTGAGAACCCAGATGACGCTAGAGAATATGCTGGAGCAAATGGAGCACAAAGTGCCGGTTCAACTGGAGCATGACATCTATTACAGCTCTGAGCATGACCTGCTTACCCTTTTGCACGGGGTAAAAGATGAGGTGGACACCTTGTTGATCGTAGGACATAACCCAACTATCTCTTTTTTCGCGTCGAGCCTGGCCCATGAAGAGGTTTCCTTCAATACGGCCACCATTGCTCACCTACACTTTAACGGTTTTTCATGGGAAAACTTGCGGGCAGGTACCTGTAAACTGCATTATTTATACCAAGAGCAACCTGCAAGGTTTTAA
- the topA gene encoding type I DNA topoisomerase: protein MIKNLVIVESPAKAKTIEGYLGKDFVVKSSFGHVRDLPKDNNAIDIQNGFKPTYVVSPDKREVIAQLKKLAKEAETVWLASDEDREGEAISWHLSEALNLTEAKTRRIVFREITKSAILNAIENPRSIDTNLVNAQQARRVLDRLVGFELSPVLWKKIKTGLSAGRVQSVAVRVVVEREREIEKHKAVSTFKVVAQFDAGGKRVEAELNTRFKTQAEAEDFLKRCIGASYSIESLEKKPTKRSPAPPFTTSTLQQEASRKLSFSVAQTMQVAQRLYEAGKISYMRTDSVNLSQDAMTAAAVEIARSFGENYVKTRQYKTKSKSAQEAHESIRPTDFAALQVSSDRNEQRLYDLIRKRAIASQMADAEIEKTTATITISGQPEKLVATGEVVRFEGFLKVYSESTDDEELADDDVKGMLPPLNEGQSLALQRLQATERYSRPAPRYTEASLVKKLEEMGIGRPSTYAPTISTIQKRGYVEKDNREGKERAYTVLTLENDQISTQKKTEMAGAEKAKLFPTDIAMVVTDFLVSHFESVIDYSFTAKVEEEFDEIAAGKKQWDKMLDTFYTSFHQTIETSANVERSTVSGARELGVDPVSGMKVIAKLGRFGPYVQLGEEVEGTEAKPVYASLRKGTFIESISLEQALELFKLPRIVGEFEGKEMKAAIGRFGPYIQHNSKYYSLPKDLDPLLVTEPEAIALIEAKRKADAEKMIKTFPENPEVTVLNGRFGPYICVGKKNVKIPKGQEPAELTLKQCLELAEATPDKPARGGFKKKAAPAADTPAAKKTAAKKPAAKKTTSTTKAAAKKTSSAKKKAS, encoded by the coding sequence ATGATAAAGAACCTAGTAATTGTGGAGTCACCGGCTAAGGCCAAGACCATAGAAGGGTACCTGGGGAAGGATTTCGTGGTGAAATCCAGCTTCGGGCACGTGCGCGACCTCCCCAAAGACAACAATGCTATTGATATACAGAACGGCTTTAAGCCCACGTACGTGGTTAGCCCAGATAAACGAGAAGTAATTGCCCAGCTTAAAAAACTAGCAAAGGAAGCCGAAACGGTCTGGTTAGCGTCCGATGAGGACCGCGAAGGAGAAGCCATATCCTGGCACCTTTCAGAGGCTCTGAACTTGACGGAGGCTAAAACCCGTCGCATTGTATTCCGTGAAATTACTAAGAGCGCCATTCTGAATGCTATTGAAAACCCGCGCTCTATTGACACCAACCTGGTAAACGCCCAACAGGCACGCCGCGTGTTAGACCGCCTGGTGGGTTTTGAATTATCGCCGGTGCTTTGGAAGAAAATCAAGACAGGACTTTCCGCCGGACGGGTACAATCAGTAGCAGTACGGGTGGTAGTAGAGCGTGAACGGGAGATTGAGAAGCACAAAGCTGTTTCTACTTTTAAAGTAGTAGCCCAGTTTGATGCAGGTGGCAAACGCGTGGAAGCGGAACTAAATACCCGCTTTAAAACCCAGGCCGAAGCTGAAGACTTTTTAAAACGCTGCATTGGTGCCTCCTATTCTATTGAAAGTTTAGAGAAAAAGCCAACTAAACGGAGCCCTGCCCCTCCCTTTACCACGTCTACCCTGCAGCAGGAAGCCAGCCGTAAGCTATCTTTCTCTGTAGCCCAAACCATGCAAGTGGCACAACGCTTGTACGAGGCGGGTAAAATATCCTACATGCGTACTGACTCGGTGAACCTGTCACAAGATGCCATGACTGCGGCGGCAGTTGAGATTGCGCGCTCTTTTGGCGAAAACTACGTGAAAACACGTCAGTACAAAACTAAATCAAAATCAGCGCAGGAAGCTCACGAATCAATCAGACCAACTGATTTCGCTGCCCTTCAGGTAAGCTCAGACCGAAACGAGCAACGCTTATATGACCTGATCAGAAAACGTGCCATTGCCTCGCAGATGGCCGATGCTGAGATTGAAAAAACCACTGCCACCATCACCATCAGTGGCCAGCCTGAAAAACTAGTTGCCACCGGAGAAGTAGTTCGTTTTGAAGGTTTCCTGAAAGTCTACAGTGAATCCACGGATGATGAGGAATTAGCTGACGATGATGTGAAGGGAATGCTCCCTCCCCTGAATGAAGGGCAGTCTCTGGCTTTACAGCGCCTGCAAGCCACCGAGCGCTACAGCCGCCCAGCCCCTCGCTACACTGAGGCTAGTTTGGTGAAGAAACTGGAGGAAATGGGAATTGGCCGTCCGTCTACTTACGCCCCTACCATCTCTACCATCCAGAAGCGCGGCTACGTGGAGAAAGACAACCGGGAAGGTAAGGAACGGGCCTATACAGTTCTGACGCTTGAGAACGACCAAATCAGCACTCAAAAGAAAACTGAGATGGCCGGAGCCGAGAAAGCCAAGCTCTTCCCTACCGACATTGCCATGGTGGTAACTGACTTTTTGGTGTCACACTTTGAGAGCGTAATTGACTATTCTTTCACCGCGAAAGTAGAGGAAGAATTTGATGAGATAGCTGCAGGTAAAAAGCAGTGGGATAAAATGTTAGATACATTTTATACAAGCTTTCATCAAACTATAGAAACCAGTGCCAATGTAGAACGCTCTACCGTAAGCGGTGCCCGTGAACTCGGGGTAGATCCTGTTTCAGGAATGAAAGTGATTGCTAAATTAGGACGTTTTGGACCTTACGTACAGTTGGGCGAGGAAGTGGAAGGAACTGAAGCTAAACCGGTGTATGCCAGTCTACGCAAAGGCACTTTCATAGAATCCATCTCCCTGGAACAGGCGTTAGAGTTATTCAAATTACCCCGTATCGTTGGGGAGTTTGAAGGAAAGGAAATGAAAGCCGCCATTGGTCGGTTTGGGCCTTACATTCAGCACAACAGCAAGTACTATTCCTTGCCGAAAGACCTGGATCCTTTGTTAGTCACTGAACCGGAAGCCATTGCTTTGATAGAAGCCAAGCGCAAGGCTGATGCGGAAAAAATGATCAAGACCTTCCCTGAAAACCCGGAAGTAACGGTCTTAAATGGTCGATTTGGCCCATACATCTGCGTAGGCAAGAAGAACGTGAAAATTCCTAAAGGACAGGAACCGGCAGAGTTGACTTTGAAGCAATGTCTGGAATTGGCAGAAGCTACTCCTGACAAACCAGCTCGTGGTGGTTTTAAAAAGAAAGCAGCCCCAGCTGCTGACACCCCTGCTGCCAAGAAAACAGCTGCAAAAAAACCAGCAGCCAAGAAAACGACTAGTACCACCAAAGCAGCTGCCAAGAAAACTTCTTCTGCTAAGAAAAAAGCCAGCTAA
- a CDS encoding HAMP domain-containing protein: MALGKNLKLNKDKLIGKTEAETPVEVPTDVAASAPAEAPASAPADIPVAEQPEETPVQETPATSMVDLPLTETNGRAATTKARAGGKTVEKQADKTEKTSLEAETTDQARKSNSPRQTTQTQDSDYINEQLNRVLYALDAFKKGDVSVRLTKQNNDIFSEIAEAYNSMVEMIGGVGGEVSRISKVAGVEGNLKARASAESASGFWKDMINNINGLVDSIAVPVLEVGKVLKNISRGNLDETFQIPVSGDFKVMAETINRTIDNLNLFAGEVTRVALEVGTEGKLGGQASVPNVAGIWKELTDNVNAMASNLTLQVRDIAKVTTAVAQGNLDQKVTVDLKGEMLQLKENINQMVDSLNIFGDEVTRVAREVGTEGKLGGQAKVPNVGGVWKDLTDNVNTMASNLTSQLRDIANVATAVAKGDLTQKITVNVKGELAELKDNLNQMVDSLNIFADEVTRVAREVGTEGILGGQANVPKVAGVWKELTDNVNSMASNLTLQVRDIANVATAVARGELSQKITVNVNGELLQLKDSLNQMVDSLNIFAGEVTRVALEVGTEGKLGGQATVPNVGGVWKDLTDNVNFMASNLTLQVRDIANVATAVAKGDLTQKITVDVKGELLQLKDNLNQMVDSLNIFAGEVTRVAREVGTEGKLGGQATVPNVGGVWKDLTDNVNFMAGNLTSQVRDIANVATAVARGDLSQKVTVGVKGELAELKDNLNQMVDSLNIFAGEVTRVALEVGTEGKLGGQATVPNVAGTWKALTDNVNSMASNLTLQVRDIANVATAVARGDLSQKITVNVKGELAELKDNLNQMVDSLNIFAGEVTRVAREVGTEGKLGGQAAVPNVAGTWKALTDNVNSMASNLTLQVRDIANVATAVARGDLSQKITVDVKGELLQLKDNLNQMVDSLNIFAGEVTRVAREVGTEGILGGQASVPNVGGVWKDLTDNVNFMAGNLTSQVRDIANVATAVARGDLSQKITVDVKGELLELKNNLNQMVDSLNIFADEVTRVAREVGTEGKLGGQANVPKVRGTWKELTDNVNSMASNLTLQVRDIANVATAVAKGDLTQKITVDVKGELLELKNILNQMVDSLNVFAGEVTRVALEVGTEGKLGGQASVPNVAGTWKMLTDNVNSMASNLTSQVRDIANVATAVAKGDLSQKMTVNVKGEILQLKDILNQMVDSLNIFAGEVTRVALEVGTEGRLGGQAKVPNVAGVWKDLTDNVNTMASNLTLQVRDIANVATAVAKGDLTQKITVNVRGELAELKDNLNQMVDSLNIFAGEVTRVALEVGTEGRLGGQAAVPNVAGVWKDLTDNVNIMASNLTTQVRGIVKVVTAVSKGDLTQKLTLQAKGELADLADTINSMVEDLNRLAGEVSRVARVAGVEGKLTERATVHGVSGSWKELVDTLNDLLESIVTPVLEVSRVVRSISEGDLTQKVEIHTAGDILAMSNALNLAVDNLNALLGEINDSSLIVGSSSEEMAAKGLEMNRVTVDVALAMQQMAEGAQNQALKTDQAFKLIEEIMKATKETANKADVVNRSAVMGEETSQLGLKTVAEVVRNMEEISSSAALTAKTIEVLSTRSQEISKSLGVITDIAAQTNLLALNAAIEAARAGEAGRGFAVVAEEIRKLAEGSRKSASEISTLVDDVKKDTSSAAAAIATMEGRVLKGKNATFEASGAFKNIATSSGETLRSAQDILVSTEVQKTSIGDVVKYVEEVVAIAEQTASGTQQVAGTAKQLSTSMQELTSSSQRLNDIADDLQMSISAFKLVNGNLVYPNRNARKLTAVPAPRRRSFPGDDLDDNDFGTKPTVKKTIKNRGQE; encoded by the coding sequence ATGGCTTTAGGTAAAAACTTGAAACTCAACAAGGATAAACTGATTGGGAAGACGGAGGCCGAGACACCCGTGGAGGTGCCTACGGATGTTGCTGCCTCAGCACCGGCAGAGGCCCCTGCCTCGGCACCGGCAGATATTCCTGTCGCAGAGCAGCCTGAGGAAACGCCAGTTCAGGAAACTCCTGCCACCTCAATGGTAGACCTTCCCTTGACAGAGACAAACGGACGAGCTGCTACTACCAAAGCCCGTGCAGGAGGAAAGACAGTGGAGAAACAAGCCGATAAAACGGAAAAAACATCTTTGGAAGCTGAGACTACAGATCAGGCCCGGAAAAGCAACTCTCCGCGCCAGACTACCCAGACTCAGGATTCTGACTACATCAATGAGCAGCTGAACCGCGTGCTTTATGCCCTTGATGCCTTCAAAAAAGGAGACGTCTCGGTGCGCTTGACCAAACAAAACAACGACATCTTCTCAGAGATAGCCGAAGCCTACAACTCCATGGTGGAGATGATTGGGGGTGTAGGAGGAGAGGTGTCGCGTATCTCTAAAGTTGCCGGGGTAGAGGGTAACCTGAAAGCCCGTGCCTCTGCTGAGAGTGCCTCAGGTTTCTGGAAGGACATGATCAACAACATCAACGGCCTGGTAGACTCCATCGCCGTTCCGGTATTGGAGGTAGGCAAGGTATTGAAGAACATCTCTCGCGGTAACCTGGACGAGACGTTCCAGATTCCTGTGTCCGGTGACTTCAAGGTCATGGCTGAAACCATCAACCGTACTATTGACAACCTGAACCTGTTTGCCGGTGAGGTAACTAGGGTGGCCTTGGAAGTAGGTACTGAGGGAAAACTAGGCGGTCAGGCATCAGTGCCTAACGTGGCTGGTATCTGGAAAGAACTTACTGATAATGTAAATGCGATGGCGTCTAACCTTACTCTTCAGGTACGGGACATCGCGAAAGTAACTACTGCTGTTGCCCAGGGGAACCTGGACCAAAAAGTAACGGTAGACCTGAAAGGGGAAATGCTTCAATTGAAAGAGAACATCAACCAAATGGTGGACTCTTTGAACATCTTCGGTGATGAGGTTACCCGGGTGGCCCGTGAAGTGGGTACCGAGGGTAAGCTAGGTGGCCAAGCGAAAGTTCCGAACGTAGGTGGAGTTTGGAAAGACCTTACTGACAACGTGAACACTATGGCTTCCAACCTGACCTCTCAGCTGCGTGACATCGCCAATGTAGCCACTGCGGTAGCGAAAGGTGACTTGACCCAAAAAATAACGGTAAACGTGAAAGGTGAGTTAGCCGAGCTGAAGGACAACCTGAACCAAATGGTGGACTCCCTGAACATCTTCGCAGATGAGGTAACTCGGGTAGCGAGAGAAGTAGGAACTGAAGGAATCTTAGGTGGTCAAGCTAACGTGCCTAAAGTAGCGGGAGTTTGGAAAGAACTTACTGACAACGTGAACTCAATGGCTTCTAACCTGACCCTTCAGGTGCGTGACATCGCGAACGTAGCGACTGCGGTGGCTCGTGGCGAGTTGAGCCAGAAAATCACGGTTAATGTTAACGGAGAGCTCCTTCAATTAAAAGACAGCTTAAACCAGATGGTGGACTCCCTCAACATCTTCGCGGGGGAAGTAACTCGTGTGGCTCTTGAGGTAGGAACCGAAGGTAAGTTAGGTGGTCAGGCAACCGTGCCTAATGTGGGCGGTGTTTGGAAAGACTTAACCGATAACGTGAACTTCATGGCGTCTAACTTGACGCTGCAAGTGCGCGACATTGCTAACGTGGCAACTGCGGTAGCAAAAGGCGACTTAACCCAAAAGATCACTGTGGACGTGAAAGGCGAGCTCCTTCAGTTGAAGGACAACCTGAACCAGATGGTGGACTCCCTCAATATCTTTGCCGGTGAGGTAACCCGGGTAGCGCGTGAAGTGGGAACTGAAGGTAAGTTGGGCGGCCAAGCCACTGTACCTAATGTAGGTGGTGTTTGGAAAGACCTCACTGATAATGTGAACTTCATGGCTGGTAACCTTACCTCTCAGGTACGCGACATTGCCAACGTAGCAACTGCGGTAGCAAGGGGTGATTTGAGCCAAAAGGTAACCGTTGGGGTAAAAGGCGAACTAGCCGAGTTGAAGGACAACCTTAACCAAATGGTGGACTCCCTCAATATCTTCGCCGGGGAGGTAACCCGCGTGGCACTGGAGGTAGGTACCGAAGGTAAATTGGGCGGGCAGGCCACTGTGCCTAACGTAGCAGGTACCTGGAAGGCGTTGACGGACAACGTGAACTCGATGGCCTCTAACCTGACCCTTCAGGTGCGCGACATCGCTAATGTAGCAACCGCGGTAGCAAGGGGTGACCTAAGCCAGAAAATCACGGTTAATGTGAAAGGGGAGTTGGCCGAGTTGAAGGACAACTTGAACCAGATGGTGGACTCCTTGAATATCTTCGCCGGGGAAGTAACCCGCGTGGCCCGTGAGGTAGGAACCGAAGGTAAGTTAGGTGGACAGGCTGCTGTACCTAATGTGGCCGGTACCTGGAAGGCCTTGACCGACAACGTAAACTCAATGGCGTCTAATTTGACGCTTCAAGTAAGAGATATAGCTAACGTAGCTACAGCTGTGGCCCGTGGTGACTTAAGTCAGAAAATCACTGTTGACGTGAAAGGCGAGCTTCTTCAATTGAAGGACAACCTGAACCAGATGGTGGACTCCCTCAATATCTTCGCCGGGGAGGTAACCCGGGTGGCTCGTGAAGTGGGCACCGAAGGTATCTTGGGTGGACAGGCATCTGTGCCAAATGTAGGCGGGGTTTGGAAAGACCTTACTGACAATGTGAACTTCATGGCTGGTAACCTTACCTCTCAGGTAAGGGACATTGCCAACGTAGCCACTGCGGTAGCAAGAGGTGACTTAAGCCAGAAGATAACGGTTGATGTGAAAGGCGAGCTCTTAGAGCTGAAAAACAACCTAAACCAAATGGTGGACTCCCTCAACATCTTTGCAGACGAGGTAACTCGGGTAGCGAGAGAGGTGGGAACTGAAGGTAAACTGGGTGGTCAGGCCAATGTGCCTAAAGTACGCGGTACCTGGAAAGAGTTGACAGACAATGTGAACTCAATGGCCTCTAACCTGACGCTGCAGGTACGTGACATTGCTAATGTTGCTACTGCGGTAGCGAAAGGGGACCTTACCCAGAAGATTACGGTAGATGTAAAAGGAGAGCTTTTGGAGCTGAAAAACATCTTGAACCAGATGGTGGACTCTCTGAACGTTTTCGCTGGTGAGGTAACCCGCGTGGCGTTAGAGGTAGGAACTGAGGGTAAACTGGGTGGCCAGGCTTCCGTGCCTAACGTGGCAGGAACCTGGAAAATGCTCACTGACAACGTGAACTCCATGGCATCTAACCTTACCTCTCAGGTGCGGGATATTGCCAACGTAGCGACTGCAGTAGCGAAAGGGGACCTGAGCCAGAAAATGACGGTGAATGTGAAGGGTGAAATCCTTCAGCTAAAAGATATATTAAACCAGATGGTGGACTCCCTCAACATCTTCGCGGGTGAAGTAACCCGTGTGGCGCTTGAGGTAGGTACCGAAGGAAGACTAGGCGGACAAGCCAAAGTGCCTAACGTTGCTGGGGTTTGGAAAGACCTGACTGACAATGTAAACACCATGGCGTCTAACCTGACGCTTCAGGTGCGGGACATTGCGAACGTAGCTACTGCGGTAGCGAAAGGAGATTTAACTCAGAAAATTACGGTGAATGTACGTGGTGAATTAGCTGAGCTGAAGGACAACCTGAACCAGATGGTGGATTCCCTGAACATCTTCGCTGGTGAGGTAACCCGGGTGGCGCTTGAGGTAGGTACTGAGGGTAGATTAGGTGGACAGGCTGCTGTGCCGAATGTGGCAGGAGTTTGGAAAGACCTGACTGACAACGTGAACATCATGGCTTCTAACCTGACAACTCAGGTTCGCGGAATCGTGAAAGTAGTAACGGCGGTATCTAAAGGTGACTTAACCCAGAAGCTGACCTTACAAGCCAAAGGCGAATTAGCTGACCTGGCAGACACCATCAACAGCATGGTGGAAGACCTGAATCGTTTAGCGGGTGAGGTGAGCCGGGTAGCCAGAGTAGCAGGGGTGGAAGGGAAACTGACAGAGCGTGCCACTGTACACGGTGTGAGCGGAAGCTGGAAAGAACTGGTAGATACGTTAAATGATTTGTTAGAGTCTATTGTAACGCCAGTACTAGAAGTATCTCGCGTAGTGCGTTCTATTTCTGAGGGTGATTTGACCCAAAAGGTTGAAATCCATACTGCGGGTGATATTCTGGCTATGTCAAATGCCTTGAACTTGGCGGTAGATAACCTGAATGCCCTGTTGGGTGAAATCAATGATTCTTCGCTCATCGTAGGTTCGTCTTCTGAAGAGATGGCTGCTAAAGGATTGGAGATGAACAGGGTAACAGTAGATGTAGCCTTGGCCATGCAACAAATGGCAGAGGGTGCGCAAAACCAAGCTCTGAAAACAGACCAGGCCTTCAAGTTGATTGAAGAAATCATGAAGGCCACAAAAGAAACTGCGAACAAAGCTGATGTGGTGAACCGTTCTGCGGTGATGGGAGAGGAAACCTCTCAATTGGGTCTGAAAACTGTGGCCGAAGTGGTGCGCAACATGGAAGAAATTTCTTCTTCTGCCGCCTTGACTGCCAAAACCATTGAAGTATTGAGTACCCGTAGCCAGGAGATCTCTAAATCCCTTGGAGTAATTACTGACATTGCCGCTCAAACCAACTTGCTGGCTTTGAATGCAGCTATTGAGGCGGCTAGAGCTGGTGAGGCAGGACGTGGTTTTGCAGTAGTAGCCGAAGAAATACGGAAGCTGGCGGAAGGATCCCGTAAATCTGCAAGCGAAATCAGCACGCTGGTAGATGACGTGAAGAAAGATACTTCTTCCGCTGCCGCAGCAATTGCAACCATGGAGGGCCGGGTATTGAAAGGAAAGAATGCTACGTTTGAAGCATCCGGCGCCTTTAAAAACATTGCGACCTCCAGTGGTGAAACGCTACGTAGTGCCCAAGACATTCTGGTGTCTACTGAAGTACAGAAGACGTCTATTGGAGACGTAGTTAAATACGTGGAAGAAGTGGTAGCCATTGCGGAACAAACTGCTTCTGGTACACAACAAGTAGCGGGTACAGCCAAGCAATTGTCTACTTCCATGCAGGAACTGACCTCTTCCAGCCAGCGTCTGAATGACATTGCAGATGATCTGCAGATGAGTATTTCTGCCTTCAAATTGGTAAACGGAAACTTGGTTTACCCTAACCGCAACGCTCGTAAACTAACGGCTGTGCCAGCGCCAAGAAGACGTTCTTTCCCGGGAGACGACTTAGATGACAACGACTTCGGCACGAAACCAACCGTTAAGAAAACGATTAAAAACAGAGGCCAGGAATAA
- a CDS encoding SIR2 family NAD-dependent protein deacylase yields the protein MRQKIVVLTGAGISAESGLATFRDSNGLWEGHDVMEVASPEGWHKNPDLVLEFYNQRRKSALGVEPNAAHKALVALEKKFNVQIITQNVDNLHERAGSSNIMHLHGKLFESRSSLDENLVYPMKGWELKKGDLCEKGSQLRPNIVWFGEAVPLIEQAAGETMTADYLLIIGTSLQVYPAAGLVSYAPHDAPIYLIDPNAPAVSSRRNITIIQEKATIGVPALVKKLMEE from the coding sequence ATGAGACAAAAAATAGTCGTATTAACAGGTGCAGGAATAAGTGCAGAAAGTGGGTTGGCAACTTTCCGGGATTCGAACGGGCTCTGGGAAGGGCATGATGTGATGGAAGTGGCTTCTCCTGAAGGCTGGCACAAAAACCCAGACCTGGTGCTGGAGTTCTACAACCAACGACGTAAAAGCGCTTTAGGCGTAGAGCCAAACGCAGCCCACAAGGCCTTGGTAGCCCTTGAAAAAAAGTTTAACGTGCAGATCATCACCCAAAACGTGGACAACTTACACGAACGGGCTGGCTCCTCTAACATCATGCACCTCCACGGAAAACTTTTTGAAAGCCGAAGCTCCTTGGACGAAAACCTTGTATACCCTATGAAAGGCTGGGAGCTGAAGAAAGGCGACCTTTGTGAAAAAGGCTCGCAATTAAGACCCAACATCGTATGGTTCGGGGAGGCAGTACCACTGATAGAACAAGCCGCTGGGGAAACCATGACCGCCGATTACCTGCTCATTATTGGCACCTCTTTACAAGTGTATCCGGCTGCTGGTTTGGTGTCCTATGCACCGCATGACGCGCCCATTTACCTCATTGACCCAAACGCACCTGCTGTCTCTTCCAGAAGAAACATCACCATCATTCAAGAGAAAGCAACCATTGGAGTTCCAGCTTTGGTAAAGAAACTGATGGAAGAATAA
- a CDS encoding ParA family protein translates to MPATIVSVINQKGGTGKTTTTINLGSALQKLGKRVLLIDLDPQANLSYSLGITEPSSTLADVFAGKVKLMDCLQESNGLFIAPGSNDLVDVEISLVNHEERERFLQHLLDEVTGFDYILIDCPPSLSLLTVNALASSDEVLIPLQMEVLTLQGLGQILNTVKQIKKTLNSKLKVKGIVVVMYDKRRKLSAEIEDYLKENVDEYIFQQRIRLNVKLAEAPSFGQSVLDYDASSYGAKDYLGLAKEFVSLA, encoded by the coding sequence ATGCCAGCAACAATCGTATCGGTCATCAACCAAAAAGGAGGTACAGGTAAAACCACAACTACCATCAACCTGGGGAGCGCCCTGCAAAAGCTGGGCAAGCGCGTGTTGTTAATCGATTTAGATCCGCAAGCCAATCTTTCTTATTCTTTAGGCATTACAGAACCATCTTCCACGCTGGCTGACGTTTTTGCAGGCAAGGTCAAACTCATGGACTGCCTTCAGGAAAGTAACGGTTTGTTTATAGCGCCGGGTTCAAATGATCTGGTAGATGTGGAAATTTCGCTGGTGAACCATGAGGAGCGGGAACGATTTCTGCAGCATTTGCTGGATGAGGTGACTGGTTTTGATTACATCCTGATTGATTGTCCGCCTTCTTTGTCACTGCTCACCGTGAATGCGTTGGCTTCATCTGATGAGGTGTTGATTCCTTTGCAGATGGAGGTGCTTACGCTGCAAGGATTAGGGCAGATTCTGAATACGGTAAAACAAATTAAGAAGACGCTCAACTCTAAACTTAAGGTAAAGGGCATTGTTGTGGTAATGTATGACAAACGACGCAAGCTGAGCGCAGAGATAGAAGATTACCTTAAAGAGAACGTAGACGAATACATTTTCCAGCAGCGCATCAGGCTCAATGTTAAATTGGCTGAGGCTCCTTCTTTTGGGCAGAGTGTGTTGGATTACGATGCTTCTTCATACGGGGCAAAAGATTACCTGGGATTGGCTAAGGAATTTGTTTCACTTGCTTAG